A single region of the Desulfomonilaceae bacterium genome encodes:
- a CDS encoding ABC transporter ATP-binding protein, with protein MKPGILECRSISVIFNESIALDKISLSISAGDFYGIIGPNGAGKSTLIKVLSGVLKPTSGVVSLHNIDLSSLSRQKIATELAIVAQEENLEFGFNVAQYVALGRSPHHGGLYFESNLDRKIVQDAMIRTNTDHLTNREFYSLSGGEKQRVRIARALAQEPKILILDEPTNHLDIYSQMNLTELLDQINNKGISIITVSHDINFMCRACDQLKLMNNGRIISEGSSSEVVTEHNLAEAFKVRTFVDINPVTMSPRITPLGRI; from the coding sequence ATGAAGCCCGGCATACTTGAGTGTAGATCTATAAGCGTAATTTTTAATGAATCTATCGCCTTGGACAAAATCAGCCTTTCAATAAGCGCCGGAGATTTCTATGGGATAATCGGCCCGAATGGAGCCGGCAAATCCACTCTTATCAAAGTATTGAGCGGAGTATTAAAACCAACTTCCGGCGTTGTGAGTCTCCACAATATTGATCTAAGCTCCCTGTCCAGACAAAAGATTGCCACAGAACTTGCGATAGTCGCACAGGAGGAAAATTTAGAATTCGGATTCAATGTGGCGCAATATGTGGCGTTAGGTAGATCACCTCATCACGGTGGATTGTACTTCGAGAGCAATCTCGACAGAAAAATAGTACAAGACGCCATGATTAGAACAAACACAGACCATTTAACAAATCGCGAATTTTATTCACTTTCAGGTGGAGAAAAACAACGCGTCAGAATTGCTAGAGCTTTAGCGCAAGAACCCAAAATACTCATTCTTGATGAGCCTACGAATCATCTTGATATTTATTCCCAGATGAATTTAACAGAATTATTGGACCAAATTAATAATAAAGGTATTTCAATCATAACAGTTTCACATGATATCAACTTCATGTGCAGGGCTTGCGATCAACTAAAACTCATGAATAATGGAAGAATTATCTCCGAAGGCAGTTCAAGCGAAGTCGTCACAGAGCATAACCTTGCTGAAGCTTTCAAAGTGAGGACTTTTGTAGACATCAATCCTGTCACAATGTCCCCAAGGATCACCCCTCTAGGCAGGATCTAA
- a CDS encoding helical backbone metal receptor, producing the protein MAMFKYAFILFFSIIALLTVMGKVWSDSANVVCVKDSLGALVCVQASPKRIVCLAPSLTELVFELKAGSRLVGRTTKCNIPEAAKAVTNIGSYGSPDFEKLMSVRTDLVLAPKTGIKPEFIQRLKSLGVPVYVDDSSNIEQIEQNINNVGKLLGSNDEAGRIVNDIRVRRISIRKLMDGVEKTTVLFVIGVRPLVVAGGRSFLGSLVREAGGSNIAENTTVEYPKFSIEEVIKCDPDLILMLDKECREKECVDQWKDFSYLKAVKNKRVYELDADLMARPGVRTIDGLEKLVKFLHPEIPGIPTQSNTLRSDAKDR; encoded by the coding sequence ATGGCTATGTTCAAATATGCGTTCATTTTGTTTTTTTCTATCATAGCGCTTCTTACGGTTATGGGAAAAGTATGGAGCGATTCCGCTAACGTCGTCTGTGTGAAAGACTCACTAGGAGCGCTTGTCTGTGTTCAAGCGTCCCCCAAAAGGATTGTCTGCTTAGCGCCGAGCCTCACAGAATTGGTATTCGAATTGAAAGCCGGTTCGAGGTTGGTTGGTCGCACAACTAAATGTAACATTCCAGAGGCGGCAAAGGCTGTCACGAACATAGGCTCATATGGTAGTCCAGATTTTGAAAAGCTGATGTCCGTGCGCACTGACTTGGTCCTTGCGCCCAAAACAGGTATAAAGCCGGAATTTATACAGCGCCTGAAATCTCTCGGGGTTCCAGTTTATGTAGACGATAGTTCAAACATAGAACAGATAGAACAAAACATCAACAATGTGGGAAAACTGTTGGGAAGCAATGACGAAGCTGGCCGCATTGTAAATGACATTCGAGTCCGTCGAATATCAATCAGAAAACTAATGGATGGAGTAGAGAAAACAACGGTCCTTTTTGTTATTGGAGTTCGCCCACTTGTGGTAGCCGGAGGCAGATCGTTTCTTGGGTCTCTTGTAAGAGAAGCCGGTGGTTCAAATATTGCTGAAAACACCACGGTTGAATATCCTAAATTTAGCATTGAAGAAGTAATCAAATGTGATCCCGACTTGATACTCATGTTGGACAAAGAATGCCGTGAAAAAGAATGCGTCGATCAGTGGAAAGATTTCAGTTACTTAAAAGCGGTTAAAAACAAACGAGTATATGAATTGGACGCTGACCTGATGGCTCGCCCGGGTGTAAGGACCATTGATGGGTTAGAAAAATTGGTGAAATTCTTACACCCTGAAATTCCTGGTATCCCAACTCAGTCAAACACACTCCGCAGTGACGCCAAAGACCGATGA
- a CDS encoding iron ABC transporter permease translates to MQSHILKRTLTVSFILGVTLLIVVLFSLLVGTTNVGFMDLWNLDFHPVDYSKMYAVIFSYRLPRILLACIAGAGLASSGVVFQGVLRNPLADPYIIGIAAGGALGAVTSISLLKSDWLVSTSIASFVGSLIAVGLVYILAVLRKSAAYINTVILAGIIVGSLMNAMMLLIMSVTSSNELQRVLFWLMGDFSLADYDKIVFSGSIVLAGFLLIYLNANRLNLLVLDEESASNLGVDVQKYRFILMTASALITGAVVSVSGTIGFVGLVAPHSMRLLFGPDHRILLPTAFLGGALFLVVSDTVARLVAYPVELPVGVITALSGGPFFLYLLLRNRN, encoded by the coding sequence ATGCAATCCCATATACTTAAAAGAACTTTGACAGTAAGCTTCATTCTGGGTGTCACGCTTTTAATTGTGGTTTTATTTTCATTACTGGTGGGCACGACCAATGTTGGATTTATGGATCTATGGAACCTCGATTTTCATCCAGTTGATTACAGTAAAATGTACGCCGTTATTTTTTCCTATCGGCTACCGAGAATATTGCTCGCATGTATTGCTGGGGCCGGCCTGGCCAGTTCCGGCGTGGTTTTTCAGGGTGTATTGAGAAATCCTCTCGCCGATCCATATATAATCGGAATTGCCGCAGGGGGAGCCCTGGGCGCAGTGACTTCAATAAGCCTCCTAAAGAGTGACTGGTTAGTCTCGACATCTATTGCGTCCTTTGTGGGTAGTTTGATAGCAGTGGGGCTTGTCTATATACTGGCCGTTTTACGGAAGAGCGCAGCATACATAAATACGGTAATTCTAGCCGGCATCATCGTGGGATCTCTGATGAACGCGATGATGCTTCTGATCATGTCGGTTACCAGTTCAAATGAGTTACAGCGTGTGCTGTTCTGGCTCATGGGTGATTTCAGTCTTGCAGATTATGACAAGATAGTGTTTTCCGGGTCAATAGTCTTGGCAGGTTTCTTGTTGATTTATCTAAACGCCAACAGATTGAACCTTCTTGTTTTAGACGAGGAATCAGCTTCTAACTTAGGGGTTGATGTTCAGAAATACCGTTTCATTCTGATGACTGCATCCGCATTGATTACCGGCGCCGTAGTGAGTGTTTCGGGAACCATTGGATTTGTCGGCCTTGTTGCGCCACATTCAATGAGGTTATTGTTTGGACCGGATCATAGGATTCTCTTACCTACCGCATTCCTCGGTGGAGCTTTATTTCTAGTTGTATCCGACACTGTGGCGAGGCTCGTAGCCTACCCTGTTGAACTTCCGGTGGGCGTAATTACGGCCCTAAGTGGAGGGCCATTTTTCCTCTATTTGCTACTCAGGAATAGAAATTGA
- a CDS encoding energy transducer TonB: MATLSNSSAAEWGHFSFLENSGLSLLKLFFRSKRSDADLDSDVDFNLDYSFDSSFQGREANLSERCLFLEDFEPFSDTPVISLNSDLRSWRKGMDIIPSIISTTVHIALIIAIAFSASAGSIGQYGSSPDQIFVKLIDPNALIVWDSGHASLESTASCPSIAKRSKGEKDKNEKETSKKPQNISTETDNGKDLDCDGSSDRDTADEKDIKLAERDLSVPQNPAKRDYVNSDSPSLQDSVASLPSVARAEQRSAAPQGEEADKFKKMVLSAIYKVAYYPKEALHKKEYGEALVSFIVVSDGSIEELTVVKRSGSELLDKAALTIVEKASTRFPAIPEILGHKKINYVVPITFKKRS; encoded by the coding sequence ATGGCTACACTGAGTAATTCTAGCGCGGCGGAATGGGGTCACTTTAGCTTCTTGGAGAATTCAGGACTATCTCTCCTCAAATTATTCTTCAGGTCAAAACGCTCTGACGCCGACTTAGACTCAGACGTCGACTTCAACCTGGATTACTCGTTTGACAGTTCTTTTCAAGGCCGGGAAGCAAACCTGTCCGAACGTTGCCTGTTTTTGGAGGATTTCGAACCGTTTAGCGATACCCCTGTAATTTCGTTGAATTCCGATTTGCGTTCATGGCGAAAGGGTATGGACATCATCCCGAGCATTATTTCCACAACTGTTCACATTGCCCTAATAATTGCTATCGCATTCTCGGCTAGCGCTGGATCGATCGGTCAATACGGAAGCTCGCCGGACCAAATATTTGTGAAACTGATAGACCCCAACGCCTTGATAGTTTGGGATAGTGGACACGCTTCTCTCGAATCCACCGCTTCCTGTCCATCAATAGCCAAGAGATCAAAAGGGGAAAAAGACAAAAATGAGAAAGAAACCTCAAAAAAACCACAGAACATTTCAACTGAGACTGATAACGGAAAGGATCTTGATTGTGATGGTTCTAGTGACAGAGACACAGCGGATGAAAAGGACATCAAACTGGCAGAAAGAGATTTATCTGTTCCTCAAAACCCTGCAAAAAGGGATTATGTAAATTCTGACAGTCCTTCCCTTCAGGATTCTGTGGCAAGTTTGCCATCTGTTGCAAGAGCTGAACAGCGATCCGCAGCCCCCCAGGGAGAAGAAGCGGACAAATTCAAGAAAATGGTTTTGTCAGCGATATATAAAGTCGCATACTATCCGAAAGAGGCTTTGCATAAGAAAGAGTATGGAGAGGCTCTGGTTTCTTTTATCGTCGTTAGTGACGGCTCGATCGAGGAATTAACCGTTGTGAAAAGATCCGGATCAGAGCTTCTGGATAAAGCAGCTCTTACAATTGTTGAAAAGGCGTCAACTCGCTTTCCGGCTATTCCGGAAATATTGGGTCACAAAAAGATCAATTACGTAGTGCCGATAACATTCAAGAAAAGATCGTGA
- a CDS encoding RNA-binding protein codes for MSINIYVGNLSFDANEAELKGLFEEYGVVDSVKIISDKFTGRSRGFGFVEMQNREEGLKAIKELDSKDFVGRALKLNEARPKTNFGGERSGNGGGGRRGGGGGGDRGSRW; via the coding sequence ATGAGTATTAACATTTATGTCGGAAACCTGTCTTTTGATGCCAACGAGGCAGAACTCAAGGGATTGTTCGAAGAGTATGGCGTAGTGGATTCTGTCAAGATCATATCCGACAAGTTTACGGGCCGTTCCAGGGGATTTGGTTTTGTTGAAATGCAGAACCGTGAAGAAGGGCTCAAGGCAATTAAGGAACTTGATTCCAAGGATTTCGTGGGTAGAGCGCTGAAATTGAATGAAGCCCGCCCCAAGACCAATTTCGGTGGCGAAAGGTCAGGCAACGGAGGCGGTGGTCGACGAGGAGGCGGCGGCGGTGGGGACAGAGGGTCCCGCTGGTAA